The Nesterenkonia xinjiangensis genome contains a region encoding:
- a CDS encoding FAD-binding protein has product MSAVLVFFESLSEQLTTSQQELLTLAGTLGDVHVVTGTEGAAAAEVVTVQSVESVYSGETEILAPDPALVDLLETAVQETSASVILSPDTADATDALARLAVRLDTGIITDAVGIDAQRRVTKSVLAGSYTTTAQVDEGRPLVATVKPNSVQASIVAGHPPEVVSLPVGPSLTADGAANGGVEVLERTPLEASERPALTEARVVVAGGRGVDGNFGPLEELADELGAAVGASRAATDAGWIDHAAQVGQTGVTVSPQLYVSAGISGAIQQRAGMQTAQTIVAINKDEDAPVFEIADFGVVGDLFEVVPQIVEELRRRKA; this is encoded by the coding sequence GTGAGTGCTGTGCTGGTGTTCTTCGAATCTCTGTCCGAGCAGCTGACCACGTCCCAGCAGGAGCTGCTGACCCTGGCCGGAACACTCGGCGACGTGCATGTCGTCACCGGCACCGAGGGCGCGGCAGCCGCCGAGGTCGTCACGGTCCAGAGTGTGGAGTCCGTCTACAGCGGTGAGACCGAGATCCTCGCCCCGGACCCGGCCCTGGTGGACCTGTTGGAGACCGCCGTGCAGGAGACCTCCGCCTCCGTGATCCTCTCGCCGGACACCGCCGACGCCACCGACGCGCTGGCCCGCCTGGCGGTGCGGCTGGACACCGGGATCATCACCGACGCCGTGGGCATCGATGCCCAACGTCGGGTCACCAAATCCGTGCTGGCCGGTTCCTACACGACCACTGCACAGGTGGATGAGGGCCGCCCTCTGGTGGCCACGGTGAAGCCGAACTCGGTGCAGGCCTCGATCGTGGCGGGCCACCCTCCGGAGGTCGTGTCCCTGCCGGTGGGCCCCTCCCTGACCGCGGATGGCGCGGCGAACGGCGGCGTGGAGGTCCTCGAGCGGACTCCGCTGGAGGCCTCGGAGCGCCCCGCACTGACCGAGGCGCGCGTCGTCGTGGCCGGGGGCCGCGGTGTGGACGGGAACTTCGGCCCTCTCGAGGAGCTGGCCGACGAGCTCGGTGCCGCAGTGGGCGCCTCACGCGCCGCCACCGACGCCGGCTGGATCGACCATGCCGCGCAGGTGGGTCAGACCGGTGTGACCGTGTCACCACAGCTCTACGTCTCCGCGGGCATCTCCGGGGCGATCCAGCAGCGCGCAGGCATGCAGACCGCCCAGACCATCGTGGCGATCAACAAGGACGAAGACGCCCCGGTGTTCGAGATCGCCGACTTCGGCGTGGTGGGAGATCTGTTCGAGGTGGTGCCGCAGATCGTGGAGGAGCTGCGCCGCCGCAAGGCATGA
- a CDS encoding tripartite tricarboxylate transporter substrate binding protein, translating to MQTAARPRRTLTAALTAAGLALSLSACGGVTDGTDDADGFPDGPITLTVGQDAGGSTDLIARAVANGSQDSLGVAMPVENQPGANGAIATQQVADQSPDGYDLVLLNASLITITSLIAAEDEEVDLDELDVLMGLSRDDYVMVAHADTGYETLEDVAAESGDVSYGTAGIGTGSQLAQLLLFGEADIEGNEVPFDGGGPALTALMGGQVDVATVQVAEAMPQIEAGTVNPVVVFSDERLDFLPETPTALEEGYDIPVAQYRAVAMPAGASDEVKATLEDGFQEIVDTEEYQQFNEDNYLTPVEISGDEVEEQWNELAETYRQLVEDNDIDLGGTE from the coding sequence ATGCAGACTGCCGCTCGTCCCCGTCGCACCCTGACGGCCGCCCTCACCGCCGCGGGCCTGGCCCTGAGCCTCTCCGCCTGCGGCGGCGTCACCGACGGCACCGACGACGCCGACGGCTTCCCCGACGGCCCCATCACGCTGACCGTCGGGCAGGACGCCGGCGGCAGCACCGACCTCATCGCACGGGCCGTGGCCAACGGGTCCCAGGATTCCCTGGGCGTGGCCATGCCGGTGGAGAACCAGCCCGGGGCCAACGGCGCCATCGCCACCCAGCAGGTGGCTGACCAGAGTCCCGACGGCTACGACCTGGTGCTGCTCAACGCCTCGCTGATCACGATCACCTCGCTGATCGCCGCTGAAGACGAAGAGGTCGACCTGGATGAGCTCGACGTCCTGATGGGCCTCTCCCGTGATGACTATGTGATGGTGGCCCATGCCGACACGGGCTACGAGACTCTCGAGGACGTGGCTGCAGAGAGCGGCGACGTCTCCTACGGCACCGCAGGCATCGGCACCGGCTCACAGCTGGCCCAGCTGCTGCTCTTCGGCGAGGCTGACATCGAGGGCAACGAAGTGCCCTTCGACGGTGGCGGCCCCGCACTGACCGCGCTGATGGGCGGACAGGTCGACGTGGCGACGGTGCAGGTCGCCGAGGCGATGCCGCAGATCGAGGCCGGGACGGTGAACCCGGTCGTCGTCTTCTCCGATGAGCGTCTCGACTTCCTTCCCGAGACGCCGACGGCACTCGAGGAGGGGTACGACATCCCCGTCGCGCAGTACCGGGCCGTCGCGATGCCGGCAGGGGCCTCCGACGAGGTCAAGGCCACCTTGGAGGACGGCTTCCAGGAGATCGTCGACACGGAGGAGTACCAGCAGTTCAACGAGGACAACTACCTCACCCCCGTCGAGATCTCCGGTGACGAGGTCGAGGAGCAGTGGAACGAGCTGGCCGAGACCTACCGCCAGCTGGTCGAGGACAACGACATCGACCTCGGAGGCACAGAATGA
- a CDS encoding tripartite tricarboxylate transporter permease — translation MDLTPVIEGFQVVLQPENFLFCLLGVLVGMVIGVLPGLGPAATIAILLPLTYGMEPVTAIIMLAGIFYGAIYGGTVTAVLLKLPGETSSAITALDGYPLAQQGHAGKALGIGAIASFAGGTVSIVVLTLVAPTIAGYALRFGPPEYAALTLLGILLVATISSGTMLKALAAAAAGLLLATVGRDGFTGELRYTAGSLELTDGLQFVPIAMGVFGLAEILYSLERRHIDPGKPIKVKKVLPTGADLKQSAGPIGRGGLLGFLLGILPGGGATVSAMASYGIEKRLAKDPRRFGRGAIEGVAGPETANNAAATSSFIPLLTLGIPANATMAVMFGALLIQGITPGPQLVETNPDLFWGVINSMYIGNLILLILAIPLIGVFVRILHVRPTILAPITVLIVCIGAYTINNRIFEVMVVIVFGVLGYLMKKFGFDPAPLVLAFVLGSLLEDNFRRSLLMFSGDVTQVAGRPIAMTLLVLFVIVVLLPLVLKVIKRRRPDLLAVPGDEQTAPDAHHVDHRP, via the coding sequence ATGGACCTCACCCCGGTCATCGAAGGCTTCCAGGTCGTGCTGCAGCCGGAGAACTTCCTCTTCTGCCTGCTGGGCGTGCTCGTCGGCATGGTCATCGGCGTGCTGCCCGGCCTCGGGCCCGCCGCGACCATCGCGATCCTGCTGCCGCTGACCTATGGCATGGAGCCGGTCACCGCGATCATCATGCTGGCCGGCATCTTCTACGGCGCCATCTACGGGGGAACCGTCACCGCCGTGCTGCTCAAACTGCCCGGCGAGACCTCGTCGGCGATCACCGCCCTGGACGGCTATCCGCTGGCACAGCAGGGCCATGCGGGCAAGGCGCTGGGCATCGGCGCCATCGCGTCCTTCGCCGGCGGGACGGTGTCCATCGTGGTGCTGACCCTGGTGGCCCCGACGATCGCCGGCTACGCACTGCGCTTCGGTCCTCCCGAATACGCCGCGCTGACCCTGCTGGGCATCCTGCTGGTGGCGACCATCAGCAGCGGCACCATGCTCAAGGCTCTGGCCGCCGCGGCCGCTGGCCTGCTGCTGGCCACTGTGGGCCGCGACGGGTTCACCGGGGAGCTGCGTTACACGGCGGGAAGCCTCGAGCTCACCGACGGTCTGCAGTTCGTGCCGATCGCGATGGGCGTGTTCGGACTCGCTGAGATCCTCTACAGCCTGGAGCGGCGCCACATCGATCCCGGGAAGCCGATCAAGGTCAAGAAGGTGCTGCCCACCGGTGCCGACCTGAAGCAGTCCGCCGGTCCGATCGGCCGCGGTGGTCTCCTGGGCTTCCTGCTCGGCATTCTTCCCGGCGGTGGCGCGACCGTCTCGGCCATGGCCTCCTACGGGATCGAGAAGCGACTGGCCAAGGATCCTCGGCGCTTCGGCCGTGGCGCCATCGAAGGCGTGGCCGGTCCGGAGACCGCCAACAATGCGGCGGCGACGTCGTCCTTCATCCCGCTGCTGACTCTTGGCATCCCCGCCAACGCCACCATGGCGGTCATGTTCGGGGCGCTGCTGATCCAGGGCATCACCCCCGGCCCGCAGCTGGTGGAGACCAATCCTGACCTGTTCTGGGGCGTCATCAACTCCATGTACATCGGCAATCTGATCCTGCTGATCCTCGCGATTCCCCTGATCGGGGTGTTCGTCCGGATCCTGCACGTGCGCCCGACGATCCTGGCCCCGATCACCGTGCTGATCGTCTGCATCGGCGCCTACACCATCAACAACCGGATCTTCGAGGTCATGGTGGTCATCGTCTTCGGGGTGCTGGGCTACCTGATGAAGAAGTTCGGCTTCGACCCGGCCCCTCTGGTGCTGGCCTTCGTGCTGGGGTCCCTGCTCGAGGACAACTTCCGTCGCTCCCTGCTCATGTTCTCCGGCGACGTCACCCAGGTGGCCGGCCGGCCCATTGCGATGACGCTGCTGGTGCTCTTCGTCATCGTGGTGCTGCTGCCGCTGGTGCTGAAGGTGATCAAGCGGCGGCGTCCTGATCTGCTGGCCGTCCCGGGCGACGAGCAGACCGCGCCCGACGCCCACCACGTTGACCACCGGCCGTGA
- a CDS encoding Nramp family divalent metal transporter, with the protein MVHDAEAAERREMEQHPDVRGIRILRFLGPGLLVAMAGVGTSHLVTAPLAGAHFEFALLWVLPVAFLFKWQGFELAMRYTAATGESILAAYTRIPGPKNWAVWAVLLATVIIGCTAVGAIVAAAAAVLWAAFGVGSLLFYGIVLSLLAVGLLLAGKYRGLEMVNKVLAVILVIGTVVAFVIGGVRAEAWGHLLLPAIPAGSALLVAGLMGWMPTDLSVGVWASLWMKNKRRGMVRVREVLGPQAVENTPAEVRPYADAWFKASLYDFRLGHIVSWIMATMYLLLGAMILFTRAEKPEGAGTILAISNIFTNTVGPWMFPVFIAGASAALFSTVLIIFDGFPRTFAASLTALVEPRADRPWWTERTLMRLMMGVMVVCSIIALTVFPNPAFLVPAAGAVSFAISPVLFAVNLYVALKFIPARYRPSRFVIVWSWISIVALTLLTLWIIPQSLGWL; encoded by the coding sequence ATGGTCCACGACGCTGAGGCGGCCGAGCGCCGCGAGATGGAGCAGCATCCTGACGTCCGGGGGATCCGCATCCTCCGATTCCTGGGGCCCGGGCTGCTGGTCGCGATGGCCGGCGTGGGCACCAGCCACCTGGTCACCGCCCCACTGGCCGGTGCGCACTTCGAGTTCGCACTCCTCTGGGTCCTCCCGGTGGCCTTCCTGTTCAAATGGCAGGGATTCGAGCTGGCCATGCGATACACCGCCGCCACCGGCGAGTCCATCCTCGCGGCCTACACCCGCATTCCGGGGCCGAAGAACTGGGCGGTCTGGGCGGTGCTGCTGGCCACCGTCATCATCGGATGCACCGCCGTCGGCGCGATCGTCGCGGCCGCGGCAGCCGTGCTGTGGGCCGCGTTCGGAGTCGGCTCTCTGCTCTTCTACGGCATCGTGCTGTCGCTGCTGGCCGTCGGGCTTCTCCTCGCCGGCAAGTATCGCGGACTGGAGATGGTCAACAAGGTGCTGGCCGTCATCCTCGTCATCGGCACCGTCGTCGCGTTCGTCATCGGCGGCGTCCGGGCCGAGGCCTGGGGCCACCTGCTGCTCCCGGCCATCCCGGCCGGTTCCGCACTGCTCGTCGCCGGACTCATGGGCTGGATGCCGACGGACCTGAGCGTCGGCGTCTGGGCCTCGCTGTGGATGAAGAACAAGCGACGGGGCATGGTGCGGGTCCGTGAAGTCCTCGGGCCGCAGGCGGTGGAGAACACTCCGGCGGAGGTCCGCCCCTATGCCGACGCCTGGTTCAAGGCTTCCCTCTATGACTTCCGGCTCGGACACATCGTGTCCTGGATCATGGCGACGATGTATCTCCTGCTGGGAGCGATGATCCTCTTCACGCGTGCGGAGAAGCCCGAGGGCGCAGGCACGATCCTCGCCATCTCGAACATCTTCACGAACACGGTCGGCCCCTGGATGTTCCCGGTCTTCATCGCGGGAGCGTCCGCCGCACTGTTCTCCACCGTGCTGATCATCTTCGACGGGTTCCCGCGCACCTTCGCCGCCTCCCTCACGGCGCTGGTCGAGCCCCGTGCGGACCGACCGTGGTGGACCGAACGGACGCTGATGCGGCTCATGATGGGCGTCATGGTGGTGTGCTCGATCATCGCGCTGACCGTCTTCCCGAACCCTGCCTTCCTGGTGCCCGCGGCAGGGGCCGTCTCCTTCGCGATCAGTCCGGTGCTGTTCGCGGTCAACCTCTACGTGGCGCTGAAGTTCATTCCGGCACGATACCGGCCCAGCAGATTCGTCATCGTCTGGAGTTGGATCAGCATCGTCGCCCTGACTCTGCTCACCCTGTGGATCATCCCGCAGTCGCTGGGCTGGCTCTAG
- the kdgD gene encoding 5-dehydro-4-deoxyglucarate dehydratase: MSRPMPAELAQTLADGLLSFPVTPFSADLAVDRPALIEHLQWQSSYDVAGLFVAGGTGEGFSLSLAEHAEVTAAAVQAVSAGVPVISSAAGNTAQAVEMARQAEQLGADGILLMPPYLTEASQAGLEAHVSAVLRATRLGVIVYHRANARYSAQTVARLAATHENLIGFKDGIGDLEHLATVRSVNGDRLFYLGGLPTAETFALPLLQMGVSTYSSAMFNFVPEFALGFYSAVRRQDHEAVQGALDAFVLPYLEIRDREKGHGVSIIKAGLRAVGRDAGPVRPPLRDLDAQEQAQLEALILDAAPMREALIASSDMTTRPGLDAAAV, from the coding sequence ATGTCTCGTCCTATGCCGGCAGAGCTCGCCCAGACCCTTGCAGACGGTCTGCTCTCCTTCCCTGTCACCCCCTTCTCCGCGGATCTCGCGGTGGATCGACCCGCCCTGATCGAACACCTGCAGTGGCAGTCCAGCTACGACGTCGCGGGACTCTTCGTCGCCGGCGGCACCGGCGAGGGGTTCTCCCTCTCGCTCGCTGAGCACGCCGAGGTCACCGCCGCGGCCGTGCAGGCGGTGAGCGCCGGAGTCCCGGTGATCAGCTCCGCGGCCGGAAACACCGCCCAGGCCGTGGAGATGGCCCGCCAGGCTGAGCAGCTGGGCGCAGACGGGATCCTGCTGATGCCCCCGTACCTCACCGAAGCCTCCCAAGCAGGACTCGAGGCCCATGTCTCTGCGGTGCTGAGAGCCACCCGTCTCGGCGTCATCGTCTACCACCGGGCCAACGCCCGATACTCTGCTCAGACCGTGGCCCGCCTCGCCGCGACGCATGAGAATCTCATCGGGTTCAAAGACGGCATCGGGGATCTCGAGCATCTGGCCACGGTGCGTTCCGTCAACGGGGATCGGCTGTTCTACCTCGGTGGGCTGCCCACTGCTGAGACCTTCGCGCTGCCGCTGCTGCAGATGGGCGTGAGCACGTACTCCTCGGCGATGTTCAACTTCGTCCCGGAGTTCGCACTCGGCTTCTACTCCGCCGTGCGCCGCCAGGATCACGAGGCCGTCCAGGGCGCCCTGGACGCCTTCGTCCTCCCGTATCTTGAGATACGGGACCGGGAGAAGGGCCACGGCGTCTCCATCATCAAGGCTGGACTGCGCGCCGTCGGCCGCGATGCCGGACCCGTCCGCCCACCGCTGCGTGACCTCGATGCCCAGGAGCAGGCGCAGCTGGAGGCCCTCATCCTCGACGCCGCACCGATGAGGGAGGCGCTCATCGCCAGCTCTGACATGACCACCCGGCCCGGACTCGACGCAGCGGCCGTCTGA
- a CDS encoding tripartite tricarboxylate transporter substrate binding protein, whose translation MTPADTSGGPLPRSAPRARPARRLLAPMTALGLASALAACGGVTDGGGDSEDFPQEPVRMTVGYDAGGPADVIARALAEGSQDSFGVAMPVENQPGANGALAVKDIAGRDADGYELTLLNASLMTITPLAVSDEEAVSWDEVDVVMSLVQNDYVLIATEDSDIDTLGDMVEAEEPITYGTTGVGTGSQLAQLALFGEAGIDGTEVPFDSGPPALTAVMGGQVEVGTVHIGDAMPQILAGTVKPILIFSEERNEHLPDTPTAAEEGHDIPVTQYSAVGLPAGADDDVVATLQEGFQEIVQTDDWQDFLDSNYLVRAESPGDEVEQEWAELGERYAEFAEEYDIDLGGED comes from the coding sequence ATGACCCCCGCCGACACCTCGGGAGGCCCCCTGCCTCGCAGCGCTCCCCGTGCTCGCCCCGCACGCCGTCTGCTCGCCCCGATGACCGCCCTCGGCCTGGCGTCCGCGCTGGCCGCCTGCGGCGGAGTCACCGACGGCGGCGGCGACTCGGAGGACTTCCCGCAGGAACCCGTCCGCATGACCGTCGGCTACGACGCCGGCGGCCCGGCCGACGTGATCGCCCGTGCGCTGGCGGAAGGCTCTCAGGACTCCTTCGGCGTGGCCATGCCGGTGGAGAACCAGCCCGGCGCCAACGGTGCACTGGCGGTCAAGGACATCGCTGGCCGGGACGCGGACGGCTACGAGCTGACCCTGCTCAACGCCTCGCTGATGACCATCACCCCGTTGGCCGTCTCTGACGAGGAGGCGGTCAGCTGGGACGAGGTCGACGTCGTGATGAGCCTCGTACAGAACGACTATGTGCTCATCGCCACCGAAGACAGCGACATCGACACCCTCGGCGACATGGTCGAGGCCGAGGAGCCGATCACCTACGGCACCACAGGAGTCGGCACCGGCAGCCAGCTCGCCCAGCTGGCGCTCTTCGGGGAGGCCGGGATCGACGGCACCGAAGTGCCCTTCGACTCGGGCCCGCCCGCCCTGACCGCCGTGATGGGAGGCCAGGTGGAGGTCGGCACCGTACACATCGGCGACGCCATGCCGCAGATCCTGGCCGGCACGGTCAAGCCGATCCTGATCTTCTCCGAGGAGCGTAACGAGCACCTCCCTGATACTCCCACCGCAGCGGAGGAGGGACACGACATCCCGGTGACCCAGTACAGCGCCGTGGGGCTGCCCGCGGGGGCCGACGACGATGTCGTCGCGACCCTGCAGGAGGGCTTCCAGGAGATCGTCCAGACCGATGACTGGCAGGATTTCCTGGACTCGAACTACCTGGTGCGCGCCGAGTCCCCCGGTGATGAGGTCGAGCAGGAGTGGGCGGAGCTGGGAGAGCGCTACGCCGAGTTCGCCGAGGAGTACGACATCGACCTCGGAGGCGAGGACTGA
- a CDS encoding enolase C-terminal domain-like protein, with the protein MAGTTPRITDVEVVPVAGHDSMLLNLSGAHGPFFTRNVVILTDEDGRTGLGEVPGGEKITSTLREGGERLKGRPVGEFRSALREVAADFAELDAGGRGLQTYDLRTAVHAVTGLESALLDLHGQHLGVPVAELLGEGQQRTSVPMLGYLFFIGDPDSADLPYRRESEGADAWERRRREKAMDAEGVLELARAAQERYGFQDFKLKGGVLSGDEEVDVVTALHEEFPEARITLDPNGGWLLEEAIRYGRRMQGVVAYAEDPCGAEGRFSSREVMAEFKRATGLRTATNMCATDWREMTSAVRGNAVDIPLADPHFWTMGGSVRVAQLCHDFGLTWGSHSNNHFDISLAMFTQVGAAAPGEITALDTHWIWQDGEGITREPLQIRDGAIAVPEKPGLGVELDRSRLQEAHELYLREALGARDDAAAMQFLLPGWEFDPKRPCLVR; encoded by the coding sequence ATGGCAGGAACCACCCCTCGCATCACTGACGTCGAGGTCGTCCCGGTCGCCGGACACGATTCGATGCTGCTCAACCTCTCCGGGGCGCACGGGCCGTTCTTCACCCGAAACGTCGTCATCCTCACCGACGAGGACGGCCGCACGGGCCTCGGAGAGGTTCCCGGCGGGGAGAAGATCACCAGCACCCTCCGTGAGGGAGGGGAGCGTCTGAAGGGCCGACCAGTCGGCGAGTTCCGCTCGGCGCTGCGGGAGGTCGCCGCGGACTTCGCCGAGCTCGACGCTGGTGGCCGCGGCCTGCAGACCTACGACCTGCGCACCGCGGTCCATGCCGTCACCGGGCTGGAGTCGGCCCTGCTCGATCTGCACGGTCAGCACCTGGGTGTGCCCGTGGCCGAGCTGCTCGGGGAGGGGCAGCAGCGGACCAGCGTCCCCATGCTGGGCTATCTGTTCTTCATCGGAGACCCCGACTCCGCGGACCTTCCCTATCGTCGTGAATCGGAGGGGGCCGATGCCTGGGAGCGGAGGCGCCGCGAGAAGGCCATGGACGCCGAAGGTGTCCTCGAGCTCGCCCGGGCCGCCCAGGAGCGCTACGGCTTCCAGGACTTCAAGCTCAAGGGCGGAGTGCTCTCCGGGGATGAGGAGGTCGACGTCGTCACCGCCCTGCACGAAGAGTTCCCCGAGGCGCGGATCACGCTGGACCCCAACGGCGGCTGGCTGCTGGAGGAGGCGATCCGGTACGGCCGACGTATGCAGGGCGTGGTGGCCTATGCAGAGGACCCCTGCGGTGCCGAGGGGCGCTTCTCCTCCCGTGAGGTGATGGCCGAGTTCAAGCGGGCCACCGGACTGCGCACGGCGACCAACATGTGCGCCACCGACTGGCGGGAGATGACCAGCGCGGTCCGCGGGAACGCGGTGGACATCCCGCTGGCTGATCCGCACTTCTGGACCATGGGCGGCTCCGTGCGCGTCGCCCAGCTCTGCCACGACTTCGGCCTCACCTGGGGCTCCCACTCCAACAATCACTTCGACATCTCCCTGGCCATGTTCACTCAGGTCGGGGCGGCCGCTCCGGGCGAGATCACCGCCCTGGACACCCACTGGATCTGGCAGGACGGTGAAGGCATCACGCGTGAGCCCCTGCAGATCCGCGACGGCGCCATCGCCGTGCCCGAGAAGCCGGGACTCGGCGTCGAACTGGATCGGAGCCGGCTGCAGGAGGCCCACGAGCTGTACCTGCGGGAAGCGCTGGGCGCCCGTGATGACGCCGCGGCGATGCAGTTCCTCCTCCCGGGGTGGGAATTTGACCCGAAACGCCCATGCCTGGTGCGGTGA
- a CDS encoding AEC family transporter, with amino-acid sequence MEGVLLGFSVVAVLVLIGAGTAVLAPEKARAIQRGVTPLVYYITNPCLMVVLVTQTDVRLVAGLYAPLALAIAGATAAVFTVYGLLALRRRRRSQSQTPGRPRTGAEVAVGAMASSYVNAGNIGVPIALYMVGTTGPVVSVLLAQLLVLAPLYLALFGLLGSSGAESRARTILGSMLNPVTVGVLIGAVLSLLDLRPPDSIWEPVRMLGEASIPLMLLVFGMALWQERPFTVQERRLDGVVGTVCKVVVMPVIAWVFAGPGLGLEGSELVGVVAMAALPTAQNVIVFGMHHGMPITVAKDVTFASSMLGLPVVLLVAWLLGAA; translated from the coding sequence GTGGAAGGCGTTCTCCTCGGCTTCAGCGTGGTGGCAGTGCTGGTGCTCATCGGCGCAGGCACGGCCGTGCTCGCCCCGGAGAAGGCCAGGGCCATCCAGCGCGGAGTGACGCCGCTCGTCTACTACATCACCAACCCGTGCCTGATGGTGGTGCTGGTGACGCAGACCGACGTGCGTCTGGTCGCCGGGCTGTACGCGCCGCTCGCCCTGGCCATCGCCGGGGCGACCGCCGCAGTCTTCACGGTCTACGGACTCCTCGCCCTGCGTCGTCGACGGCGCAGCCAGTCGCAGACTCCGGGGCGGCCGCGCACCGGGGCTGAGGTGGCCGTGGGTGCGATGGCCAGCTCCTATGTGAATGCCGGCAACATCGGAGTGCCGATCGCCCTGTACATGGTCGGAACCACCGGGCCCGTGGTCTCCGTGCTGCTGGCGCAGCTGCTGGTGCTCGCACCGCTGTACCTCGCCCTCTTCGGGCTGCTGGGCTCTTCGGGCGCTGAGTCGCGAGCCCGCACCATCCTGGGCTCCATGCTGAACCCGGTCACGGTGGGGGTGCTGATCGGGGCGGTGCTGTCCCTGCTGGACCTGCGGCCGCCCGACTCGATCTGGGAGCCGGTGCGGATGCTCGGAGAGGCGTCCATCCCGCTGATGCTGCTGGTCTTCGGCATGGCGCTGTGGCAGGAACGGCCCTTCACCGTGCAGGAGCGCAGGCTCGACGGCGTCGTGGGAACCGTCTGCAAGGTGGTGGTGATGCCGGTCATCGCCTGGGTGTTCGCGGGTCCCGGGCTGGGGCTGGAGGGCTCCGAGCTGGTGGGCGTCGTCGCGATGGCCGCGCTGCCCACCGCGCAGAACGTGATCGTCTTCGGGATGCACCACGGCATGCCCATCACTGTGGCCAAGGATGTCACCTTCGCCAGTTCGATGCTGGGGCTGCCGGTGGTGCTGCTGGTCGCCTGGCTGCTTGGGGCGGCCTAG
- a CDS encoding tripartite tricarboxylate transporter TctB family protein — translation MAAAVGSKAAVQVTGSAAAEESPRAGRLANLLCGAAVAGIGVAALWAAMELGLGSLTQPRAGTWPGIVSALLILVGVLIMTRAATYDDAERITSRAVGVLIGVASLVAMGQLIPQIGFEVPSFLLLVFWMSVLGKERLRLSVPLSAITVLAFYLIFITGLSVPLPRLF, via the coding sequence ATGGCCGCAGCGGTGGGCAGCAAGGCCGCCGTCCAGGTCACCGGCTCCGCCGCCGCCGAGGAATCACCTCGCGCGGGGCGGCTGGCCAACCTGCTCTGCGGGGCCGCCGTGGCCGGGATCGGCGTGGCCGCCCTGTGGGCGGCCATGGAGCTGGGGCTGGGCTCGCTGACGCAGCCGCGCGCCGGCACGTGGCCGGGGATCGTCTCCGCCCTGCTGATTCTGGTGGGCGTGCTCATCATGACGCGCGCCGCCACCTACGACGACGCCGAGCGCATCACCTCTCGTGCGGTGGGTGTGCTGATCGGGGTCGCGAGCCTGGTGGCCATGGGCCAGCTGATCCCGCAGATCGGCTTCGAAGTGCCGTCGTTCCTGCTGCTCGTCTTCTGGATGAGCGTGCTGGGCAAGGAGAGGCTGCGCCTCTCCGTGCCTCTCTCGGCGATCACCGTCCTCGCCTTCTATCTGATCTTCATCACAGGCCTGAGCGTGCCGCTGCCGCGGCTGTTCTGA